A window of Paenibacillus sp. 19GGS1-52 contains these coding sequences:
- a CDS encoding ABC transporter substrate-binding protein — MGVKKVLTMGLSCLLIIAIAGCGSNNGNSGNNKVSTTGNNEAAPEATAVATDAPKELTKLKIALDWTPNTNHTGLYVAKDLGYYAEEGLDVEIVQPGAAGADTMVTSGEAAFGIGAQESLTLARLQGVPLVSIAAIIQHNTSGFAAPKDRNIKSPKDFEGKTYGGWGSPAEEAAMKAIMDPEGGDVKKVKLVNIGEADFFTAVKRDIDFAWIFYAWTGIEAELRGEPIDMLYLKDYAPQLDYYTPVLTTSEKEIADHPEIVKAFLKATSKGYQYAIDKPEEAAAILSKAVPDLDPKLVLASQKWLSPKYQDDATRWGEQKAEVWQNYADWMYGLKLLDKPLDVASTFTNDFLPAE; from the coding sequence ATGGGAGTCAAAAAAGTATTAACGATGGGCCTAAGCTGCCTGCTGATCATCGCCATTGCGGGCTGCGGCAGTAATAATGGGAATTCCGGCAACAATAAGGTGAGTACTACCGGAAATAATGAGGCTGCTCCTGAAGCAACTGCTGTTGCCACGGATGCACCGAAAGAGCTTACCAAGCTTAAGATCGCGCTCGACTGGACACCCAATACAAACCATACCGGTCTATATGTGGCCAAAGATCTTGGATATTACGCTGAAGAAGGTCTGGATGTAGAAATTGTGCAGCCCGGTGCGGCTGGTGCCGACACGATGGTAACCTCCGGTGAAGCAGCGTTTGGCATTGGTGCCCAAGAAAGTCTGACTTTAGCTCGTCTGCAAGGAGTGCCGCTCGTGTCTATCGCCGCTATTATCCAGCATAATACTTCCGGATTTGCCGCACCCAAGGACCGCAACATCAAGTCTCCGAAGGATTTTGAAGGCAAAACCTATGGTGGCTGGGGCTCTCCTGCCGAAGAAGCAGCGATGAAAGCGATCATGGACCCGGAAGGCGGGGATGTGAAAAAGGTTAAACTGGTGAACATCGGGGAAGCCGATTTCTTCACCGCCGTGAAACGTGATATTGATTTTGCCTGGATCTTCTATGCCTGGACCGGCATCGAAGCTGAGCTGCGCGGCGAGCCCATCGATATGCTGTACTTGAAGGATTATGCACCGCAATTGGATTATTACACCCCTGTACTAACTACAAGCGAGAAAGAGATTGCCGATCATCCTGAAATAGTGAAGGCATTCCTGAAGGCTACGTCGAAAGGTTATCAATATGCCATTGATAAGCCTGAAGAAGCGGCCGCCATCCTGAGTAAAGCCGTACCGGATCTAGACCCTAAGCTGGTTCTGGCCAGCCAGAAATGGCTCAGCCCGAAATATCAGGATGATGCTACCCGCTGGGGGGAGCAGAAGGCTGAAGTATGGCAGAATTACGCCGACTGGATGTACGGTCTGAAGCTGCTGGATAAGCCACTGGACGTCGCCAGCACATTTACGAATGATTTTCTACCCGCTGAATAG
- a CDS encoding MTH1187 family thiamine-binding protein: MANTLLSIQVIPKTPNGEDSIPYVDTAIEVIQKSGVKHQVNPLDTTMEGELTELLEVVRQMHEALVAAGSPSIISQIKIAHNPNGISMEKLTEKYRP, encoded by the coding sequence ATGGCAAATACTCTATTAAGCATTCAGGTGATCCCCAAGACTCCGAATGGTGAGGATTCCATCCCTTATGTAGATACAGCAATTGAGGTTATTCAGAAATCCGGTGTGAAGCATCAGGTAAATCCGCTGGATACGACGATGGAGGGCGAACTTACAGAGCTTCTGGAGGTTGTGCGTCAGATGCATGAGGCCTTGGTCGCGGCAGGCAGTCCCAGCATCATTTCACAGATCAAGATTGCCCATAACCCGAATGGCATCAGCATGGAGAAGCTAACGGAGAAATATCGGCCGTGA
- a CDS encoding ABC transporter permease, with the protein MRSTWKQIWPPLVAVIFLLTGWQLAVSLFHVEAWILPSPTDIIREFNANASGIWVHTLATLRLTLIGFPIGTAVGLIIALLLHLLPWTRRAFYPLLILSQNVPSIALAPLLVIWFGFGLLPKIILITLVCFFPVAVATMSGLAQSDGIMLNYMKMAGAGKWQIFTKLELPSSLPSLFSGVKISATYAVMGAVVAEWIGADKGIGYYMLLQKSAYRTDRMFVAIVIIVLLSLVLFAIIALLEKWLVRWKPRRNS; encoded by the coding sequence GTGAGATCGACCTGGAAGCAAATATGGCCGCCCCTTGTGGCGGTCATATTCTTGTTAACGGGATGGCAGCTGGCGGTCTCCCTATTTCATGTCGAAGCCTGGATTCTGCCTAGTCCCACCGACATCATCCGTGAATTCAATGCTAACGCTTCTGGAATCTGGGTCCATACATTGGCTACGCTGCGGCTGACCCTGATCGGCTTTCCGATCGGTACCGCGGTAGGTCTTATCATCGCACTGCTGCTGCACCTGCTGCCTTGGACCAGACGCGCTTTTTATCCGTTGCTGATTCTCAGCCAGAATGTTCCCTCCATTGCGCTTGCTCCGCTGCTTGTCATCTGGTTCGGCTTCGGCCTGCTGCCGAAGATTATCCTAATTACACTAGTCTGCTTCTTCCCAGTAGCTGTGGCTACCATGAGCGGCTTGGCGCAAAGTGATGGGATCATGCTCAATTATATGAAAATGGCTGGCGCCGGCAAGTGGCAGATCTTCACCAAGCTGGAACTGCCTTCTTCGTTGCCATCGCTGTTCTCCGGTGTGAAAATATCCGCTACCTATGCGGTAATGGGCGCGGTTGTCGCCGAATGGATTGGTGCGGACAAGGGCATTGGATACTATATGCTCCTGCAGAAATCAGCCTACCGTACGGACCGGATGTTCGTCGCTATTGTTATTATTGTACTGCTTAGTTTAGTGCTCTTTGCGATCATTGCCTTGCTGGAGAAATGGCTGGTCCGCTGGAAACCGCGCCGTAATTCCTAG
- a CDS encoding ABC transporter ATP-binding protein: MSETPALEVKGISKAYTQRRRVTSVLNNVSLTVEQQEFVSIIGPSGCGKSTLFHIIGGLEQPDAGTISMNGSLVTGQRGEISYMPQQPALFPWRTIEDNVLLAGEIKGAPREQAREEARHWLAKVGLGGFERAYPHMLSGGMQQRAAFLRALLAPQELMLLDEPFSALDALTRSEMQRWLLELWEENRRSVLFITHNIEEALLLSNRIYVFSGRPGSVLHTVDIPFPRPRREEITDSPEFLLLKRQLSQWMREEQGKSATTRG, from the coding sequence ATGTCTGAAACACCCGCACTTGAAGTAAAGGGTATCTCCAAAGCCTACACTCAGCGCCGCCGCGTGACGAGCGTGCTGAATAACGTCTCACTCACGGTCGAGCAGCAGGAATTCGTATCCATCATTGGACCCTCCGGCTGTGGCAAAAGCACCTTGTTCCACATCATCGGAGGTCTGGAGCAGCCAGATGCCGGAACGATAAGCATGAACGGCAGCCTCGTCACCGGACAGCGCGGTGAGATCAGCTATATGCCGCAGCAGCCCGCGCTGTTTCCCTGGCGGACGATCGAGGATAACGTCCTGCTCGCTGGCGAGATCAAAGGCGCGCCGCGGGAGCAGGCGCGCGAAGAAGCCAGGCATTGGCTGGCCAAGGTCGGCCTCGGCGGGTTCGAGCGGGCCTACCCGCACATGCTGTCGGGCGGCATGCAGCAGCGGGCCGCGTTCCTGCGGGCCTTATTGGCCCCGCAGGAACTGATGCTGCTGGACGAACCGTTCAGCGCGCTGGATGCGCTGACGCGCAGCGAAATGCAGCGCTGGCTGCTGGAGCTGTGGGAGGAGAACCGCCGCTCCGTGCTGTTCATTACCCACAACATCGAAGAAGCGCTGCTGCTCTCCAACCGGATCTATGTATTCTCCGGCCGTCCCGGCTCGGTATTGCATACGGTGGATATTCCCTTCCCACGGCCGCGCCGTGAGGAAATCACCGATTCACCGGAGTTCCTGCTGCTGAAGCGGCAGCTCTCGCAGTGGATGCGGGAGGAGCAGGGGAAGAGCGCGACTACAAGGGGATAA